The following coding sequences are from one Virgibacillus necropolis window:
- a CDS encoding putative holin-like toxin: protein MTTFEALSLVAQFGLVQIATITLIVTFVVYLNQKK, encoded by the coding sequence ATGACGACATTTGAAGCATTAAGTTTAGTAGCACAATTTGGTTTAGTCCAAATAGCTACTATTACTTTAATTGTAACTTTTGTCGTTTACCTAAACCAAAAGAAGTAA
- a CDS encoding SAM hydrolase/SAM-dependent halogenase family protein, which produces MGKNLVIQTDFGLSDGAVSAMYGVAISVNPTIRIFDLTHDIPQYNIWEASYRLYQTITYWPEDTVFVSVVDPGVGTDRLSIVVKTVDNQYIVTPDNGTLTHIKKHIGISEARIIDESRNRLPRSGESYTFHGRDVYAYTAARLASNVISFEEVGPSIDVGEIVELSKTIASIEKGVIIGNIDILDIRFGNLWTNIGRELFEESGIKYGESLEVTISNSTNQLYKNSMTFGRSFADSHLGEPLLFVNSLDKLGVAINQGSFAKAYDIGTGANWKVSIRRVPKRG; this is translated from the coding sequence ATGGGAAAAAATTTAGTTATACAAACAGACTTCGGCCTTAGTGATGGTGCGGTAAGTGCAATGTATGGGGTAGCGATTTCTGTGAACCCTACTATTCGAATTTTTGATCTAACACATGATATTCCACAATACAATATTTGGGAGGCTTCTTATCGACTGTATCAAACGATTACCTATTGGCCAGAAGATACGGTATTTGTTTCAGTTGTTGATCCGGGGGTGGGAACTGATCGCCTAAGTATTGTGGTAAAAACAGTAGATAACCAATATATTGTAACACCAGACAATGGTACGTTAACACATATTAAAAAACATATCGGAATCAGTGAAGCGCGTATAATTGATGAGAGCCGCAATCGCTTACCAAGGTCAGGGGAGTCTTACACATTTCATGGCCGAGATGTTTACGCGTATACAGCTGCGCGTTTGGCGTCAAATGTTATTTCTTTTGAGGAGGTTGGGCCAAGTATTGATGTAGGTGAGATTGTAGAATTGTCCAAAACAATAGCAAGTATTGAGAAAGGAGTAATTATAGGAAATATTGATATTCTTGATATTCGATTTGGTAATCTATGGACGAATATTGGCCGTGAATTGTTTGAAGAAAGTGGTATTAAATATGGCGAATCTCTTGAAGTTACAATATCGAATAGTACGAATCAACTATACAAAAATAGTATGACATTTGGACGTTCGTTTGCGGATAGTCATTTGGGAGAACCGTTGCTTTTCGTGAATTCATTAGATAAATTAGGAGTAGCAATTAACCAAGGTTCGTTCGCAAAAGCTTACGATATTGGGACGGGAGCAAACTGGAAAGTTTCTATTCGAAGGGTTCCGAAAAGGGGCTAA
- a CDS encoding M20 metallopeptidase family protein, whose translation MNDKIQQHLSQIEKEIIHIRRHLHQHPEISNHEVETSKLIQHKLAGFGIPFETGFAKTGVLGIIQGDKPGKTVALRADMDALPIQELNDHAYTSIHDNAMHACGHDAHTAMLLGAGYILSKMKEYIHGTVLLVFQPAEENSPIGGAKVMLDDGVFDTYKPDVIYGQHVWPNLPVGTMGIRDTKMMGATDRFKLVIRGKGGHASMPHQTSDSVVTAGHMITSLQTVVSRNVDPLEASVLTIAKIEGGSTHNVITDCVILEGSIRSYSSDVKKTLKERFHTIVDHTASMFEADVEIDYLDGYPATINTPEWAALARTSAQKVLGEDATPEVEPSLAGEDFSRFLQKYPGAFIWLGTQIENKEEQKALHNPRFQLNEDALPNGSAFFVQLALDTLEKLGEE comes from the coding sequence ATGAATGATAAAATCCAGCAACATCTTTCACAAATTGAAAAAGAAATAATACATATTAGACGGCATTTACATCAACATCCGGAGATAAGTAATCACGAGGTAGAAACGTCAAAATTAATTCAACATAAATTAGCTGGGTTTGGCATCCCTTTTGAAACTGGATTTGCAAAGACTGGTGTACTTGGTATTATCCAAGGTGATAAACCAGGAAAAACGGTAGCGCTTCGTGCAGATATGGATGCATTACCAATTCAGGAGTTAAATGACCATGCGTATACTTCCATACATGATAATGCTATGCATGCATGTGGTCATGATGCACATACAGCCATGTTGCTTGGGGCTGGGTATATCTTGAGTAAAATGAAAGAATACATCCATGGTACTGTTTTACTTGTTTTCCAACCAGCCGAGGAGAATTCGCCAATTGGGGGAGCTAAGGTCATGTTGGATGATGGTGTTTTTGACACATATAAACCAGATGTAATTTATGGACAACATGTCTGGCCAAATCTTCCAGTAGGGACCATGGGAATTCGCGATACCAAAATGATGGGTGCTACCGATCGCTTTAAATTGGTGATCAGAGGTAAAGGCGGTCATGCTAGTATGCCACATCAAACAAGTGATTCTGTTGTAACTGCTGGGCATATGATAACGAGTTTGCAAACGGTGGTTAGCCGTAATGTCGATCCACTGGAAGCGTCAGTTCTAACCATCGCAAAAATAGAAGGTGGAAGTACGCACAACGTAATTACAGATTGCGTAATTCTAGAAGGGTCTATCAGATCTTACTCATCAGACGTGAAAAAAACGCTTAAGGAACGCTTTCATACAATTGTAGATCACACAGCCTCCATGTTTGAAGCTGATGTGGAGATTGATTATTTGGATGGTTATCCTGCAACGATCAATACACCTGAATGGGCAGCATTGGCACGAACTTCAGCACAAAAAGTCTTGGGGGAAGATGCAACACCAGAAGTTGAACCATCACTTGCCGGAGAAGACTTTAGTCGATTTTTACAAAAATATCCAGGAGCTTTTATCTGGCTTGGAACCCAAATTGAAAATAAAGAAGAACAGAAGGCCCTTCACAATCCTCGGTTTCAACTAAATGAAGATGCGTTACCAAATGGAAGTGCATTCTTCGTTCAATTAGCGCTAGATACGTTAGAAAAGTTAGGAGAGGAATGA
- a CDS encoding mannitol dehydrogenase family protein: MSYSIIHVSGEALIQTYHFDRKEHQLYIDKIIKRFMNPHISDEVTRVGRGPIRKLGSRDRLIRPASLYIETTDKQPTYLAKTIAAVLEYKHEEDEEAVKLQEMIAEHGYEKTLQTVSGLDAGHLLTAVILNELEEIKGLKG, from the coding sequence GTGTCATATTCGATAATTCACGTATCTGGTGAAGCATTGATACAAACATATCATTTCGATCGAAAAGAACACCAACTATATATTGATAAAATTATCAAACGGTTCATGAATCCACATATTTCAGATGAGGTTACAAGAGTAGGCCGTGGTCCAATCCGTAAGCTCGGATCACGTGATCGTTTAATCCGTCCAGCTAGCCTTTATATAGAAACAACAGATAAACAACCAACCTACCTTGCAAAAACAATCGCTGCCGTTTTGGAATACAAACACGAAGAAGACGAGGAAGCAGTTAAGCTACAAGAAATGATTGCTGAACACGGATACGAAAAAACATTACAAACTGTGTCCGGATTAGATGCTGGTCATCTATTAACCGCTGTTATCTTAAACGAGTTAGAAGAAATTAAAGGATTAAAAGGCTGA
- a CDS encoding DUF1659 domain-containing protein, protein MATANMVNSTLRLIFSEGVDAISGKEVFKTKSFSNVKTAATADQLYAISILLEPLQQRLLFKIERNDSSELRQA, encoded by the coding sequence ATGGCTACAGCAAATATGGTGAACTCAACGCTTCGTTTAATTTTCAGCGAAGGAGTTGACGCTATCTCAGGGAAGGAAGTATTTAAAACAAAGAGCTTCAGTAACGTCAAAACGGCAGCAACAGCGGATCAGTTATACGCAATCTCAATTTTACTTGAACCATTGCAACAGCGTTTACTTTTTAAAATTGAACGTAACGACAGCTCCGAGTTACGTCAGGCGTAA
- a CDS encoding DUF2922 domain-containing protein, translating into MAKKLELKFENQDGKVVTYTLDNPVEPVDAVAVQAAMDGIITQNAFTSSGGDLVAKKSARIVERNVLDIELV; encoded by the coding sequence ATGGCGAAAAAATTAGAATTGAAGTTTGAGAATCAAGACGGCAAAGTGGTAACCTACACACTTGATAATCCAGTTGAACCAGTAGATGCTGTCGCAGTACAAGCTGCAATGGATGGAATCATCACCCAAAACGCATTCACTTCATCTGGCGGCGATCTTGTAGCTAAAAAGAGTGCTCGTATTGTTGAGCGTAATGTACTAGATATTGAATTAGTTTAA
- a CDS encoding replication/maintenance protein RepL: MDRNMEYHSETQTLLGKKSKTYINEETGEKIKAEQITKRAYGQKHFRKIYLMDFLQISGVLDSKQVDVFIYILENTEQANNIFIGSQRDIAKGCNVSLDTVSRIMKKLQENEFIKQVKRSVYQVSPDVMMKGNEHKKSLILNYYNDKTNDES, translated from the coding sequence ATGGATAGGAATATGGAATATCATTCAGAAACACAAACATTACTAGGTAAGAAATCAAAAACATATATTAATGAAGAAACAGGAGAGAAAATTAAAGCGGAACAAATTACTAAAAGAGCATACGGACAAAAACATTTTCGGAAGATATATTTAATGGATTTCCTACAAATTTCAGGAGTATTAGATAGCAAACAAGTAGATGTATTCATTTACATATTAGAAAACACAGAGCAAGCTAATAATATATTTATAGGTAGTCAAAGAGATATAGCAAAAGGCTGTAATGTGTCACTTGATACAGTCTCCAGAATCATGAAAAAGTTACAAGAAAATGAATTTATAAAACAAGTAAAAAGAAGTGTTTATCAAGTATCTCCAGATGTAATGATGAAAGGTAATGAACATAAAAAAAGCCTTATACTTAATTATTACAATGATAAAACGAATGATGAATCATGA
- a CDS encoding YvrJ family protein yields the protein METWMSFVTEVGFPIVVTFYLLHRIEGKLNDLIESIHTLPDKMGG from the coding sequence ATGGAAACCTGGATGTCATTCGTAACCGAAGTTGGCTTTCCGATTGTGGTAACTTTTTACTTGCTTCATCGCATTGAAGGAAAGCTCAATGACTTAATCGAATCAATCCACACATTGCCTGATAAGATGGGTGGTTAA